One Candidatus Poribacteria bacterium DNA window includes the following coding sequences:
- a CDS encoding NADH-quinone oxidoreductase subunit N, whose product MQPLSNIESLLYFSPEILLVIFAAAVVLLDLVVKDGESSAVAHLSLAGCVCVFAAVLITHFSFGDEGPISLFLGMVRLDEFSSFFKVLLLLATAATILFSLRSDELDARLKGEYYALLLAITLGMFLMASSTNLLMIFISLETVSLTSYILAGFLTHSPRSSEAAFKYITYGAVASGTMLFGLSLLFGMTGSGDLGQISVRLTELLASGDVTPLAVLIAITFILAGVGYKIASVPFHMWSPDVYEGAPIPITAFLSVASKSAGFALFIRFFYAGFGNSELMQAVDWTFMLAIVSALTMTVGNLAALPQQNVKRLLAYSSIAHGGYLLMGGVLLTSEGIGAILFYLVVYLFMNLGAFYVVVLIANEEGTEMIEGYRGLASRAPLVAWAMVIFLFSLTGIPPFAGFFGKWLLFAAVLEQGYYWLALVGLLNSVVSLYYYARIVKAMFLEDAGEETTQVSFSTGTFALLSVFVIPTILIGFLNIFYTFSNISDSVIPMQ is encoded by the coding sequence AATCCTCCTTGTGATTTTTGCCGCCGCTGTTGTACTCCTTGATCTCGTTGTAAAGGATGGAGAAAGTTCCGCAGTCGCACATCTCTCCCTCGCAGGGTGTGTTTGCGTTTTCGCCGCTGTCCTAATCACGCACTTCTCTTTCGGCGATGAAGGTCCCATTTCCCTCTTTTTGGGGATGGTCCGACTTGACGAGTTTTCCAGCTTTTTCAAGGTTTTATTGCTACTCGCAACCGCTGCAACGATTCTCTTTTCGCTCCGCTCCGACGAACTGGACGCCCGTTTGAAAGGCGAATACTATGCACTTTTGTTAGCCATCACCCTCGGCATGTTCCTGATGGCATCCTCGACAAATCTGTTGATGATATTCATCTCGTTGGAAACGGTAAGTCTTACCTCCTATATTCTCGCCGGGTTCTTGACACATAGCCCGCGTTCCAGTGAAGCTGCGTTTAAATACATAACCTATGGCGCAGTCGCCTCTGGCACCATGCTCTTCGGGTTGTCGCTCCTCTTTGGGATGACGGGCTCCGGCGATCTCGGTCAAATTAGCGTGCGACTCACCGAGCTCCTCGCATCTGGAGACGTTACCCCTCTTGCTGTGCTAATTGCCATAACCTTCATTCTTGCGGGCGTAGGCTATAAGATCGCCTCAGTCCCGTTTCACATGTGGTCCCCTGATGTCTATGAAGGCGCCCCTATCCCAATCACCGCCTTTCTGTCAGTCGCCTCAAAATCCGCAGGTTTTGCCCTGTTCATCAGGTTTTTCTATGCCGGGTTTGGCAATTCTGAATTGATGCAAGCTGTTGATTGGACCTTTATGTTAGCGATCGTTTCTGCATTGACGATGACTGTCGGCAATCTCGCCGCTTTGCCACAACAGAATGTGAAGCGTTTATTGGCGTATTCCAGCATCGCACACGGGGGGTACCTTTTGATGGGGGGGGTCCTGCTCACCTCTGAAGGCATCGGCGCGATCCTCTTCTATCTCGTTGTCTATCTCTTTATGAACTTAGGCGCGTTTTATGTCGTTGTCCTGATTGCGAATGAGGAGGGAACTGAGATGATTGAGGGCTATCGCGGTCTCGCCTCGCGGGCACCGTTGGTCGCTTGGGCAATGGTGATTTTCCTCTTTTCGCTGACAGGGATTCCGCCCTTCGCGGGTTTCTTCGGAAAATGGCTACTCTTTGCCGCTGTTCTTGAGCAAGGGTATTATTGGCTCGCACTTGTCGGGCTGCTCAATAGCGTCGTCTCGCTCTACTATTATGCCCGTATTGTGAAAGCGATGTTTCTCGAAGATGCTGGAGAGGAAACGACGCAGGTCTCCTTTTCTACCGGCACTTTTGCCCTCTTGAGCGTCTTTGTCATCCCAACGATCCTCATCGGATTCCTCAATATTTTCTATACATTTTCCAATATCTCAGACTCCGTGATACCGATGCAATGA